From Cervus canadensis isolate Bull #8, Minnesota chromosome 28, ASM1932006v1, whole genome shotgun sequence, one genomic window encodes:
- the FBXO9 gene encoding F-box only protein 9 produces MAEAEEDCHSEAVREGDDDDENESPAETDLQAQLQRFRAQWMFELAPGGGSGNLESRPCRAARGSLQRAADTRGKQELAKEEKARELFLKAVEEEQNGALYEAIKFYRRAMQLVPDIEFKITYTRSPDGDGVGNSYIEDTDDDSKMADLLSYFQQQLTFQESVLKLCQPELESSQTHISALPMEVLMYVFRWVVSSDLDLRSLEQLSQVCRGFYICARDPEIWRLACLKVWGRSCIKLVPYTSWREMFLERPRVRFDGVYISKTTYIRQGEQSLDGFYRAWHQVEYYRYIRFFPDGHVMMLTTPEEPQSIVPRLRTRNTRTDAILLGHYRLSQDTDNQTKVFAVITKKKEEKALDHKYRYFRRAPVQEADQNFHVGLQLCSSGHQSFNKLIWIHHSCHITYKSTGETAVTAFEIDKMYTPLLFARVRSYTAFSERPL; encoded by the exons ATG GCAGAAGCTGAGGAAGACTGTCATTCCGAAGCTGTCAGGGaaggagatgatgatgatgaaaacgAAAGCCCTGCTGAGACGGATTTGCAg gcACAACTCCAGAGGTTCCGAGCTCAGTGGATGTTTGAACTTGCCCCAGGTGGGGGCTCAGGCAATTTAGAATCTCGACCGTGCAGAGCAGCGCGAGGCTCTTTGCAGAGAGCAGCGGACACCAGAGGAAAGCAGGAGCTGGCGAAAGAAGAAAAG GCTCGAGAACTCTTCCTAAAAGCAGTAGAAGAAGAACAAAATGGAGCTCTTTATGAAG ccATCAAGTTTTATCGTAGGGCTATGCAACTTGTACCTGATATAGAGTTCAAGATTACTTATACCCGGTCTCCAGATGGTGATGGCGTTGGAAACAGCTA cattGAAGATACTGATGACGACAGCAAGATGGCAGACCTCCTGTCCTACTTTCAGCAGCAGCTCACGTTTCAGGAGTCTGTGCTCAAACTGTGTCAGCCTGAACTCGAGAGCAGTCAGACTCATATATCAG CCCTGCCGATGGAGGTCCTGATGTACGTCTTCCGCTGGGTGGTGTCCAGTGACCTGGACCTCAGATCATTGGAGCAGTTGTCACAGGTGTGCAGAGGATTCTATATCTGTGCCag AGACCCTGAAATATGGCGTTTGGCCTGCTTGAAAGTTTGGGGCAGAAGCTGTATTAAACTGGTTCCGTACACATCCTGGAGAGAGATGTTTTTGGAAAGGCCCCGTGTTCGATTTGATG GCGTGTATATCAGTAAAACCACCTATATTCGTCAAGGGGAGCAGTCTCTTGATGGTTTCTATAGAGCCTGGCACCAAGTGGAATATTACAG GTACATAAGGTTCTTCCCGGATGGCCATGTGATGATGCTCACCACCCCCGAGGAGCCCCAGTCCATTGTTCCGCGCTTAAGAACCAGGAATACCAG aaCTGATGCAATTCTACTGGGTCATTATCGCTTGTCACAAGATACAGACAATCAGACCAAAGTATTTGCTGTgataactaagaaaaaagaagag AAAGCACTTGACCATAAATACCGGTATTTTCGCCGTGCCCCTGTGCAAGAAGCCGATCAGAACTTTCACGTGGGGCTACAGCTGTGTTCCAGTGGCCACCAGAGCTTCAACAAACTCATCTGGATACACCACTCTTGTCACATTACTTACAA ATCTACTGGAGAGACTGCGGTCACAGCATTCGAAATTGACAAGATGTACACGCCGCTGCTGTTCGCCAGGGTGAGGAGCTACACCGCCTTCTCGGAGAGGCCGCTGTAG